One window of Spirochaetales bacterium genomic DNA carries:
- a CDS encoding STAS domain-containing protein, whose protein sequence is MDKNGNEVTFVINGAIDIYNEKSIKNEILASLTDDVKSVVLDMSEAKTIDSSGICMLIILKNQLKKTGRSLTLKSIKETIGKVFQDTLFEKLFKVVD, encoded by the coding sequence ATGGATAAAAATGGTAATGAAGTCACATTTGTCATCAATGGTGCCATTGACATTTATAACGAAAAAAGTATCAAGAATGAAATACTCGCATCCCTCACCGATGACGTAAAATCGGTTGTTTTGGATATGTCGGAAGCCAAAACCATCGATTCCTCCGGAATCTGCATGCTTATTATCTTGAAAAACCAGTTGAAAAAGACGGGAAGATCCTTAACGCTCAAATCGATAAAGGAAACAATCGGGAAGGTTTTTCAGGATACACTCTTTGAGAAGCTGTTCAAAGTCGTCGATTAA